In Populus trichocarpa isolate Nisqually-1 chromosome 16, P.trichocarpa_v4.1, whole genome shotgun sequence, a genomic segment contains:
- the LOC7483997 gene encoding receptor protein kinase-like protein ZAR1, with product MAVIPFKVTACLILFTFTNLPLLSSLNTDGLALLALKAAITADPTDTLASWSETDPTPCHWHGITCINDRVTSLSLPDKNFTGYIPFELGLLGSLTRLTLSRNNFSKSIPSHLFNATTLRFLDLSHNSLSGPIPANVVSLEALTHLDLSSNCLNGSLPASLNKLKSLTGALNLSYNSFSGEIPGSYGFFPVMVSLDLRHNNLSGKVPLFGSLVNQGPTAFAGNPSLCGFPLQTACPEAVNITVSDNPENPKDPNPVLFPGSVGKVKVKTGSVAVPLISGFSVVIGVVTVSVWLYRKKRRADEGKMGKEEKIEKGDNNEVTFNEEEQKGKFVVMDEGFNMELEDLLRASAYVVGKSRSGIVYKVVVGGGGSGTAMPTVVAVRRLSEGDATWKLKEFESEVEAIERVHHPNIARLRAYYFAHDEKLLVSDFIRNGSLYSALHGGPSNTLPVLSWTARLKIAQGTARGLMYIHEHSPRKYVHGNLKSTKILLDDELQPYISSFGLTRLVWNSSKFATSASKKQYLNQTISSAMGLKISAPSNIYLAPEARVSGSKFSQKCDVYSFGIVLMELLTGRLPGAGSENDGEGLESLVRKVFQEERPLSEIIDPALLSEVHAKKQVIAVFHISLNCTELDPELRPRMRTVSESLDRIKLH from the exons ATGGCCGTAATCCCTTTCAAAGTCACAGCCTGTCTCATTCTATTTACCTTCACTAACCTTCCACTCCTGTCCTCTCTAAACACTGATGGCCTAGCTCTCCTAGCCCTCAAAGCCGCAATCACTGCTGACCCGACGGACACTTTAGCGTCTTGGTCGGAAACTGACCCAACCCCATGTCACTGGCATGGTATCACTTGCATTAACGACAGAGTCACTTCTCTTTCACTCCCTGACAAAAACTTCACTGGTTACATACCCTTTGAACTCGGCCTTCTTGGCTCGCTAACTCGACTCACTCTCTCTCGCAACAACTTCTCTAAATCCATACCTTCACATCTCTTCAACGCAACAACTCTCCGCTTTCTTGATTTGTCTCATAATTCTCTCTCAGGTCCAATTCCTGCCAATGTTGTATCTTTAGAAGCCTTAACCCACTTGGATTTATCTTCTAATTGTCTAAATGGGTCTCTCCCTGCATCTTTGAATAAGCTAAAAAGCTTAACAGGAGCTTTAAATTTGTCATACAATTCATTTTCTGGTGAGATTCCAGGGTCTTATGGGTTCTTTCCAGTAATGGTGAGTTTAGATTTAAGACACAATAATCTTAGTGGCAAAGTGCCTTTATTTGGGTCGTTAGTGAACCAAGGGCCTACTGCATTTGCAGGAAACCCAAGTCTTTGTGGGTTTCCTTTACAAACTGCATGTCCTGAAGCTGTTAATATCACAGTTAGTGATAATCCCGAGAACCCGAAAGACCCAAATCCTGTTCTTTTTCCTGGGAGTGTTGGGAAAGTGAAAGTCAAAACAGGGTCAGTTGCAGTTCCCTTAATTTCGGGCTTCTCGGTGGTGATCGGTGTTGTTACAGTATCCGTGTGGCTGTATCGGAAAAAACGGAGGGCAGATGAGGGTAAAATGGGAAAAGAGGAAAAGATCGAGAAGGGTGACAATAATGAGGTGACTTTTAACGAGGAGGAGCAAAAGGGTAAATTTGTGGTGATGGATGAAGGGTTTAATATGGAATTAGAGGATTTGTTGAGGGCATCTGCGTATGTGGTGGGGAAGAGTAGGAGTGGCATAGTGTACAAGGTGGTCGTGGGTGGGGGTGGGTCTGGTACGGCGATGCCTACGGTTGTTGCTGTGAGGAGGCTTAGTGAAGGTGATGCCACATGGAAGTTGAAGGAGTTTGAGTCTGAGGTTGAAGCAATTGAGAGGGTCCATCATCCTAATATTGCAAGGCTGAGAGCTTATTACTTTGCTCATGATGAGAAGTTGCTGGTCTCTGATTTTATCCGCAATGGAAGCCTGTACTCTGCTCTGCATG GAGGACCCTCTAACACTTTGCCAGTGCTATCATGGACGGCAAGGTTGAAAATTGCTCAAGGAACTGCTAGGGGTTTAATGTACATACATGAGCATAGCCCTCGAAAGTACGTTCATGGCAacttaaaatcaacaaaaattctGCTTGACGATGAACTCCAGCCTTACATCTCTAGTTTTGGGCTCACTCGTCTTGTTTGGAATAGCTCAAAATTCGCAACTTCAGCATCGAAAAAGCAGTATCTAAACCAAACCATTTCCTCTGCAATGGGCTTGAAAATCTCAGCGCCGTCCAACATTTACTTGGCACCAGAAGCTCGAGTCTCTGGCAGCAAGTTCTCTCAGAAATGCGATGTGTACTCATTTGGAATTGTACTGATGGAACTTTTAACTGGTCGGCTACCTGGTGCAGGATCAGAAAATGATGGTGAAGGACTAGAGAGTCTGGTGAGGAAGGTCTTTCAAGAGGAACGACCCTTGTCTGAGATTATAGACCCGGCACTCTTAAGTGAGGTTCATGCAAAGAAACAGGTCATCGCAGTGTTTCATATTTCACTCAATTGCACTGAACTAGACCCCGAGTTGCGTCCTAGGATGAGAACTGTGTCTGAGAGTCTTGACCGCATCAAATTGCATTGA
- the LOC7483998 gene encoding OVARIAN TUMOR DOMAIN-containing deubiquitinating enzyme 4: MIVCSPISTCVKNVVHLSSRVQQMGSTILNVVSGGQTTSCCFSSYPGLSRSSYSRLSVSKTFSCPSISYQTIQSNCFGSVLTKQRADLQSFSVKGVVRSRGPLKRQFNISLPCQIMNLRFSVSKQGVLSKINDNTGSISWSQGYPTTGIIFGLLVCYSSSEPTHAEAATHKNEEEDNCNLSDIKFSHGKEVYRDYSIIGIPGDGRCLFRSVAHGACIRSGKPAPSENLQRELADDLRSKVADEFIKRREETEWFIEGNFDTYVSRIRKPHVWGGEPELLMASHVLKMPITVYMDDKNSGGLISIAEYGQEYGKEDPIRIIYHGFGHYDALQFPRTRGGKSKL; encoded by the exons ATGATTGTTTGCTCTCCCATTAGTACATGTGTGAAGAATGTTGTCCACCTGAGTAGCCGTGTTCAACAAATGGGCAGCACTATCTTGAATGTGGTATCTGGAGGACAAACCACTTCTTGCTGTTTTTCTTCGTACCCTGGTCTTTCCAGGTCAAGTTATTCTCGTTTGTCTGTCTCAAAGACATTCTCTTGTCCATCAATTAGCTATCAAACGATACAGAGCAACTGTTTTGGATCTGTTTTGACCAAGCAAAGGGCTGATTTGCAATCATTTTCTGTAAAAGGTGTAGTTAGATCTAGAGGTCCTCTGAAGAGACAATTCAATATTTCATTGCCATGCCAAATCATGAATCTGAGGTTTTCAGTTTCAAAACAAGGAGTTCTATCCAAAATCAATGATAATACAGGATCTATTTCTTGGTCACAAGGATATCCCACCACTGGCATAATTTTTGGACTTCTGGTTTGTTATTCAAGTTCTGAGCCAACACACGCTGAAGCAGCTACACACAAGAATGAAGAGGAGGACAATTGCAATTTATCAGATATTAAATTCTCACACGGGAAGGAAGTTTACAGAGACTACTCCATTATTG GAATACCAGGAGATGGTAGATGTTTGTTCCGCTCTGTGGCTCACGGGGCTTGTATACGGTCTGGGAAACCAGCTCCAAGTGAAAACCTTCAGAGAGAATTAGCAGATGACTTGCGTTCTAAA GTTGCTGACGAGTTTATCAAGAGAAGGGAGGAGACAGAATG GTTTATAGAAGGCAATTTTGACACCTATGTGTCAAGAATCAGGAAGCCACATGTGTGGGGCGGTGAGCCTGAGTTGTTGATGGCTTCTCATGTTCTCAA GATGCCAATCACTGTGTACATGGATGACAAAAATTCTGGGGGCTTGATATCCATTGCAGAGTATGGTCAGGAGTACGGGAAGGAAGATCCAATTAGGATTATATATCATGGTTTTGGCCATTATGATGCCTTACAGTTTCCAAGAACCAGAGGTGGtaaatcaaaactttaa
- the LOC7483999 gene encoding protein cornichon homolog 1 isoform X3, which translates to MWNLIFWIICLLINFGLLAIVFYALLCLTDLEVDQMDPFVATANINRWILLEFALQAALSILLLFTGHWILFLVAVPLTCYHAMLFIRRQHLIDVTEVFRNLNTDKKCRMIKLGVYMIFFTICVFRNSN; encoded by the exons ATGTGGAATTTGATTTTCTGGATCATCTGTTTACTCATCAACTTTGGCCTCCTCGCTATCGTCTTTTACGCT cTTCTATGCTTAACGGACTTGGAGGTAGACCAGATGGATCCGTTTGTGGCGACGGCTAACATCAACAGGTGGATTCTGCTTGAGTTTGCTTTGCAAGCTGCACTCAGCATTCTTTTACTCTTCACAGGTCACTGGATCTTGTTTTTGGTGGCAGTTCCTCTTACCTGTTATCATGCAATGCT GTTTATTAGACGGCAACATCTTATTGATGTCACTGAAGTTTTCAGAAACCTCAACACTGACAAGAAGTGTAGGATGATCAAGCTTGGTGTCTACATGATCTTCTTCACAATTTGCGTATTTAG GAACTCAAACTAG
- the LOC7483999 gene encoding protein cornichon homolog 1 isoform X1 produces the protein MWNLIFWIICLLINFGLLAIVFYALLCLTDLEVDQMDPFVATANINRWILLEFALQAALSILLLFTGHWILFLVAVPLTCYHAMLFIRRQHLIDVTEVFRNLNTDKKCRMIKLGVYMIFFTICVFRIGAGILSLFNSEELDIHSSFFEF, from the exons ATGTGGAATTTGATTTTCTGGATCATCTGTTTACTCATCAACTTTGGCCTCCTCGCTATCGTCTTTTACGCT cTTCTATGCTTAACGGACTTGGAGGTAGACCAGATGGATCCGTTTGTGGCGACGGCTAACATCAACAGGTGGATTCTGCTTGAGTTTGCTTTGCAAGCTGCACTCAGCATTCTTTTACTCTTCACAGGTCACTGGATCTTGTTTTTGGTGGCAGTTCCTCTTACCTGTTATCATGCAATGCT GTTTATTAGACGGCAACATCTTATTGATGTCACTGAAGTTTTCAGAAACCTCAACACTGACAAGAAGTGTAGGATGATCAAGCTTGGTGTCTACATGATCTTCTTCACAATTTGCGTATTTAG AATTGGTGCAGGCATCTTATCACTATTCAACTCTGAAGAATTAGATATCCACTCATCTTTTTTTGAGTTCTAG
- the LOC7483999 gene encoding protein cornichon homolog 1 isoform X2: protein MWNLIFWIICLLINFGLLAIVFYALLCLTDLEVDQMDPFVATANINRWILLEFALQAALSILLLFTGHWILFLVAVPLTCYHAMLFIRRQHLIDVTEVFRNLNTDKKCRMIKLGVYMIFFTICVFRVVVFAVNLILNDDDDIDLH, encoded by the exons ATGTGGAATTTGATTTTCTGGATCATCTGTTTACTCATCAACTTTGGCCTCCTCGCTATCGTCTTTTACGCT cTTCTATGCTTAACGGACTTGGAGGTAGACCAGATGGATCCGTTTGTGGCGACGGCTAACATCAACAGGTGGATTCTGCTTGAGTTTGCTTTGCAAGCTGCACTCAGCATTCTTTTACTCTTCACAGGTCACTGGATCTTGTTTTTGGTGGCAGTTCCTCTTACCTGTTATCATGCAATGCT GTTTATTAGACGGCAACATCTTATTGATGTCACTGAAGTTTTCAGAAACCTCAACACTGACAAGAAGTGTAGGATGATCAAGCTTGGTGTCTACATGATCTTCTTCACAATTTGCGTATTTAG GGTTGTGGTGTTTGCTGTCAACCTTATACTAAATGACGACGACGACATTGATTTACATTGA